In Elgaria multicarinata webbii isolate HBS135686 ecotype San Diego chromosome 15, rElgMul1.1.pri, whole genome shotgun sequence, one genomic interval encodes:
- the LOC134409160 gene encoding TLR adapter interacting with SLC15A4 on the lysosome-like, which yields MLAESFLAQLAYRDEEYELHLCQGLKPVGGDSWEDHLIDTDEHQGFHPESKKQAAVNMVATCYDMGMDREAHQRNSVPKPPMKEGNDIPPSAPVRIPRREQYCEEELDLYRSWSCQSLYQNYPDLHIGGDHIADHTCDSGCIMDQTYDERSAGPVLLSKDIRLGHSPISEPQQNSKDTKFSHGEEAGERSMTLHKEPLSNSMINNYMEKKVQELYNQFLEEKLTQCSSINHLLMSNLLMNNIGEVHRQLSHDRHIDASKATQTLLHSLALFGLQNTSNGNSSEFSTPNLQISTPHGRRQPSGVWYAS from the coding sequence ATGCTGGCGGAAAGCTTCCTAGCCCAGCTTGCCTACAGAGATGAAGAGTATGAGCTCCACCTCTGCCAAGGCCTAAAACCAGTTGGTGGAGACTCCTGGGAAGATCACTTGATAGACACAGATGAACATCAAGGCTTCCACCCAGAATCCAAGAAGCAGGCTGCTGTGAATATGGTAGCAACATGCTATGACATGGGAATGGACCGAGAAGCTCACCAGCGAAATTCCGTACCAAAGCCACCCATGAAAGAAGGCAACGACATCCCTCCATCGGCACCTGTGCGTATACCGAGAAGAGAGCAATACTGTGAAGAAGAGCTGGATTTGTACAGATCTTGGTCGTGCCAAAGCCTTTATCAGAACTATCCTGATCTCCATATTGGGGGAGACCACATAGCTGACCATACATGTGATTCCGGTTGCATCATGGACCAGACCTACGATGAACGATCCGCCGGCCCTGTTTTGTTGTCAAAAGATATCCGATTAGGGCATTCTCCTATAAGTGAACCTCAGCAGAATTCCAAGGACACCAAATTCTCACATGGAGAAGAAGCCGGGGAGAGAAGCATGACGCTCCACAAAGAGCCCCTTTCCAACTCCATGATCAACAACTACATGGAGAAGAAGGTTCAGGAACTGTATAATCAGTTTTTGGAAGAGAAGCTGACCCAGTGCAGTTCCATCAACCACCTCCTGATGTCGAATTTGCTGATGAACAACATCGGCGAGGTGCACCGCCAGCTGTCCCACGACCGCCACATCGACGCATCAAAAGCCACGCAAACTCTCTTACATTCCTTAGCTCTGTTTGGTTTGCAAAACACCAGCAATGGAAACAGCAGTGAATTTAGTACTCCGAATTTACAAATCTCAACGCCGCATGGCAGAAGGCAACCCTCAGGAGTGTGGTACGCATCGTGA